A stretch of Mytilus edulis chromosome 11, xbMytEdul2.2, whole genome shotgun sequence DNA encodes these proteins:
- the LOC139494208 gene encoding uncharacterized protein: protein MTTNFITSNQIIKDLPFGDKTLRLSTGEIRNIPNVVRSIAPVSIIKQYNQLCEEDQVKPLGTSTLYKLLDECAASVRKSMEGLDNYITEGGRAFVELEKLVVILPEDTQALKARLQEANQYLKTDMKIHVRQTSTVADHCAPYALSTSDPCFKGVCDHGHDSRCDSCSDMADLFDMLLTKVIANKWENRDSSDKISVKKFPYL, encoded by the exons ATTTTATAACATCTAATCAAATCATCAAGGACTTACCATTTGGGGATAAAACTCTAAGGTTATCAACTGGAGAGATCAGAAATATACCAAATGTAGTTCGATCCATAGCACCAGTTTCCATCATCAAACAGTACAACCAATTGTGTGAAGAAGATCAGGTTAAACCTTTAG GCACAAGCACCCTATATAAACTTTTAGATGAGTGTGCAGCATCAGTGAGAAAAAGTATGGAAGGACTTGACAATTACATAACAGAGGGAGGCAGGGCTTTTGTTGAGTTGGAGAAATTAGTTGTCATATTACCTGAGGATACACAAGCACTGAAAGCAAGACTTCAGGAGGCAAATCAGTACTTAAAAACAGATATGAaa ATTCATGTGAGGCAAACTTCAACAGTTGCTGACCATTGTGCACCATATGCTTTGAGCACAAGTGATCCATGCTTTAAAGGAGTATGTGACCATGGGCATGACAGCCGATGTGACAGCTGCTCAGATATGGCAGATCTGTTTGATATGTTGCTAACAAAAGTTATTGCCAACAAATGGGAGAATAGAGATTCATCTGATAAAATTAGTGTGAAAAAATTTCCATACCTGTAA